One segment of candidate division KSB1 bacterium DNA contains the following:
- a CDS encoding molybdopterin-dependent oxidoreductase, whose translation MPTTHTPGFIEKIAETLRLIPNLHHDLGPQVPRLTEPGQLTNYPPPEKWDDWVEYEAKSWPRREAKHYMIVPTICFNCEAGCGLLSYIDKQTLQVRKFEGNPYHPGSRGRNCAKGPATINQVTDPDRILYPMKRAGGRGEGRWERVSWDSVLDDIAGRIRKALQEKRNNEVVYHVGRPGHEGYMDRILQSWGVDGHNSHTNICSSGARFGYALWQTYDRPSPDHANAGFILLISSHLEAGHYFNPHAQRIIEGMMNGAKLAVMDSRLSNTASMADYWLPTYPGSEAAVLLAMAKVILDEGMYNEAYLRDWVNWQQYLAHERPSDEVTFDNFILAVKAAYKDYTPEFAEKESGVPAKMIVEVARQIGRAGTRFSTHNWRSAGSGNLGGWAVARSLHFLNVLTGSVGTVGGTSPSAWNKFKPSFFDKPPAQKFWNELHFPKEYPLAHYEMSFLLPHFLKEGRGKLDVYFTRVFNPVWTYPDGFSWIEALTDEGKVGMHIALTPTWNETAYFADYVLPMGHAGERHDLVSYETHSGLWIGFRQPVLREARRKMGKPVQFTYEANPGEVWEEDEFWIELSWRIDPDGSLGVKQHFISPYRPGQKVTIDEYYQYLFEHTPGLPEEAAKHGLKPLEYMRKFGAFEVEKTSYNKHLREIPAADLQGAQTDPQTGLITKNGKAIGVMVNGRVCEGFPTPSRKQEFFSQTMIDWGWPEYKIPAYIKSHIHHENLDRSKGEFPLIPTFRLPTLIHSRSGNAKWLYEISHRNPIWMHSSDAARLGVQTGDLLRVNTDIGYFVDRVWVTEGIKPGVVACSHHLGRWRRPQDAPGNRWATSLVSITRIGQKAEGGGQIAGGGWRMRIIDGIRPFKSNDADSSRIFWSDGGVHQNITFPVHPDPISGMHCWHQKVRIEKAHPGDRYGDVFVDTEKSFAIYREWLKLTRPAPGPNGLRRPLWFNRPLRPVEETFYLQ comes from the coding sequence ATGCCCACAACTCATACTCCCGGCTTCATCGAAAAAATCGCGGAGACCCTCCGCCTCATTCCCAATCTGCATCATGACCTTGGGCCGCAGGTGCCACGCCTGACCGAGCCCGGCCAGCTCACCAACTATCCGCCGCCGGAGAAGTGGGACGATTGGGTCGAATATGAAGCGAAAAGCTGGCCGCGGCGCGAGGCGAAGCATTACATGATTGTGCCGACGATCTGCTTCAACTGCGAAGCCGGCTGCGGCTTGTTGAGCTACATCGACAAACAAACCCTGCAAGTCCGCAAGTTCGAGGGCAATCCCTACCATCCCGGCAGCCGCGGCCGCAATTGCGCCAAAGGCCCGGCGACGATCAATCAAGTCACCGATCCCGATCGCATTCTTTATCCGATGAAACGCGCCGGAGGAAGGGGCGAAGGGCGATGGGAACGGGTTTCATGGGACAGTGTGCTCGATGATATTGCCGGCCGCATTCGCAAGGCACTGCAGGAAAAGCGCAACAACGAGGTCGTCTATCATGTCGGCCGGCCCGGCCACGAGGGTTACATGGATCGCATTCTGCAATCCTGGGGCGTCGATGGCCACAACAGCCACACCAACATCTGCTCCTCCGGCGCGCGTTTTGGCTATGCGCTTTGGCAAACCTATGACCGGCCCTCGCCGGATCATGCCAACGCCGGCTTCATTTTGCTCATCAGCTCGCATCTCGAGGCCGGGCATTATTTCAACCCGCACGCGCAGCGCATCATCGAAGGCATGATGAACGGGGCCAAACTGGCGGTGATGGATTCGCGCCTCTCCAACACTGCCAGCATGGCCGATTACTGGCTGCCGACTTATCCCGGCAGCGAAGCCGCGGTGCTGCTGGCGATGGCGAAGGTCATTCTCGACGAGGGAATGTACAACGAAGCCTATTTGCGCGACTGGGTGAATTGGCAGCAATATCTCGCGCACGAACGCCCGAGCGACGAAGTCACGTTCGACAATTTCATTCTGGCGGTGAAAGCCGCTTACAAGGATTACACACCGGAGTTCGCGGAAAAAGAAAGCGGCGTGCCGGCGAAAATGATTGTCGAAGTCGCGCGGCAAATCGGACGCGCGGGCACGCGCTTCTCCACGCACAACTGGCGCAGCGCGGGCAGCGGCAATCTCGGTGGCTGGGCGGTTGCACGCAGTTTGCACTTTCTCAATGTGCTCACCGGCAGCGTCGGCACCGTGGGCGGCACTTCGCCGAGCGCATGGAACAAATTCAAGCCGAGCTTCTTCGACAAGCCGCCGGCGCAAAAATTTTGGAACGAGCTGCATTTCCCCAAAGAATATCCGCTGGCGCATTATGAGATGAGTTTTCTCCTCCCTCACTTTCTCAAGGAGGGCCGCGGCAAGCTGGACGTCTATTTCACCCGCGTGTTCAATCCGGTGTGGACATATCCCGACGGCTTCTCGTGGATCGAAGCGCTCACCGATGAGGGCAAAGTCGGAATGCACATCGCGCTCACGCCGACATGGAACGAGACGGCCTATTTTGCGGATTACGTTCTGCCGATGGGCCACGCCGGCGAGCGTCACGATCTGGTGAGCTACGAGACGCACTCCGGCTTGTGGATCGGCTTTCGGCAGCCGGTGTTGCGCGAGGCGCGGCGCAAAATGGGCAAACCCGTGCAGTTCACCTACGAAGCCAATCCCGGCGAGGTGTGGGAGGAAGACGAATTCTGGATCGAACTGTCATGGCGCATCGATCCGGACGGCAGCCTGGGCGTCAAACAACATTTTATCTCTCCGTACCGGCCCGGGCAAAAAGTGACGATTGACGAGTACTATCAATACCTCTTCGAACACACCCCCGGCCTGCCGGAGGAGGCGGCGAAGCATGGCTTGAAACCGCTGGAGTACATGCGCAAGTTCGGCGCGTTCGAGGTGGAAAAAACGTCATACAACAAACACCTGCGTGAGATTCCGGCGGCAGATTTGCAAGGCGCGCAAACCGACCCCCAAACCGGCTTGATTACGAAGAACGGCAAAGCCATCGGCGTGATGGTGAATGGCAGGGTGTGCGAGGGCTTTCCCACGCCGTCGCGCAAGCAGGAATTTTTCTCCCAGACGATGATTGATTGGGGCTGGCCGGAATACAAAATTCCGGCGTACATCAAAAGTCACATTCATCACGAGAATCTCGACCGCAGCAAGGGAGAATTTCCGCTGATTCCAACGTTCCGCCTGCCGACTTTGATTCACTCGCGCTCCGGCAATGCCAAATGGCTTTATGAAATTTCCCACCGCAATCCGATTTGGATGCACAGTTCGGACGCGGCGCGTCTCGGCGTGCAGACCGGTGATTTGCTGCGCGTGAACACGGACATCGGTTATTTCGTTGACCGCGTGTGGGTGACGGAGGGCATCAAACCCGGCGTGGTCGCGTGTTCGCATCATCTCGGCCGCTGGCGCAGACCGCAGGATGCGCCGGGCAACCGCTGGGCGACCTCGCTGGTGAGCATCACGCGCATCGGGCAGAAGGCAGAGGGTGGCGGGCAAATCGCAGGGGGCGGCTGGCGCATGAGAATCATTGACGGCATTCGGCCATTCAAAAGCAATGACGCAGACTCTTCACGAATTTTCTGGAGTGACGGCGGCGTGCATCAGAACATCACGTTTCCCGTGCATCCCGACCCCATCAGCGGCATGCACTGCTGGCATCAAAAAGTGCGGATCGAAAAGGCGCATCCCGGGGATCGCTACGGCGACGTGTTTGTGGATACGGAGAAATCGTTTGCGATCTATCGCGAATGGCTGAAGCTGACGCGCCCGGCGCCCGGGCCGAACGGCCTGCGGCGGCCATTGTGGTTCAATCGCCCGCTGCGCCCGGTGGAAGAGACTTTCTATTTGCAGTAG
- a CDS encoding pyridoxal-dependent decarboxylase translates to MSTEKNFFRDEPAYGDMPVEAFRRAGHQVIDWIADYLKEVGRLPVLPAVQPGAVRRALPATPPPHGEDMTAVLADLDRLIMPGMTHWNHPRFFAYFTSSASGPGILGDLLAAAFNSNSMLWQASPAATELEEVTLDWLRQMLGLPADFWGLIFDTASTSTLHGLAAAREQLGDLQIHERGMAGRADLPRLRLYVSDYTHSSIDKAALLIGLGREGIRRIPVDAEFRMQPAALAQAIQDDRRAGWRPFCVVATVGTTSCTSIDPVAEIAQICATENLWLHVDAAHGGAVAIVPEMRHVLAGCELADSFVVNPHKWLFVPMDLSVLYTRKPEVLRRAFSLVPEYLRTPADSGVINYMDYGIPLGRRFRALKLWFVLRSFGVTGLQACIREHLRLAREFAGWVDRHPDFERLAPVPMSTICFRAHPASLNEESRLNELNERLLHAVNRTGEAFLSHTKIDGRFVLRLVISHLRVTPADVERVWAVLQQQLGALN, encoded by the coding sequence ATGAGCACTGAAAAAAATTTTTTTCGCGACGAACCCGCATATGGTGACATGCCGGTTGAAGCGTTTCGCCGCGCCGGCCATCAGGTGATCGATTGGATTGCGGACTATCTGAAAGAGGTGGGACGCCTTCCCGTGCTGCCAGCGGTGCAGCCCGGTGCCGTGCGCCGCGCCCTGCCGGCAACTCCGCCGCCACACGGCGAAGACATGACCGCCGTGCTCGCCGATCTCGACCGGCTGATCATGCCCGGCATGACACATTGGAATCATCCGCGCTTCTTTGCCTACTTCACTTCCTCCGCCAGCGGGCCGGGCATTCTCGGTGACTTGCTGGCGGCGGCATTCAACAGCAACAGCATGCTGTGGCAGGCCTCCCCGGCAGCCACCGAGCTGGAAGAAGTGACGCTCGACTGGCTGCGACAGATGCTGGGATTGCCGGCTGATTTTTGGGGGCTGATCTTTGACACCGCTTCCACCAGCACGCTGCACGGTCTGGCCGCCGCGCGCGAGCAGCTCGGTGACTTGCAGATTCATGAACGCGGCATGGCCGGCCGTGCCGATCTGCCGCGACTGCGGCTCTATGTCTCCGACTACACGCATTCCTCCATCGACAAGGCGGCGTTGCTGATCGGGCTGGGCCGGGAAGGCATTCGCCGCATTCCAGTCGATGCGGAATTTCGCATGCAGCCGGCGGCTTTGGCGCAGGCGATTCAGGATGATCGCCGTGCTGGCTGGCGGCCATTTTGTGTGGTGGCGACGGTGGGTACCACCTCCTGCACCAGCATCGATCCCGTGGCAGAAATCGCGCAAATCTGTGCCACGGAAAATCTCTGGTTGCATGTCGATGCCGCGCATGGCGGCGCGGTGGCCATCGTTCCGGAAATGCGGCATGTGCTCGCCGGCTGCGAGCTGGCGGATTCGTTCGTGGTCAATCCCCACAAATGGTTGTTCGTGCCCATGGACTTGAGCGTGCTTTACACCCGCAAACCGGAGGTGTTGCGCCGTGCCTTCAGCCTGGTGCCCGAGTATTTGCGCACGCCAGCAGACAGCGGGGTGATCAACTACATGGATTACGGCATTCCGCTGGGCCGGCGCTTTCGTGCGCTCAAGCTCTGGTTCGTGCTGCGTTCCTTCGGCGTGACGGGATTGCAGGCCTGCATTCGCGAACATCTCCGCCTCGCCCGGGAGTTCGCCGGCTGGGTTGACCGCCATCCGGATTTCGAGCGCCTGGCGCCGGTGCCGATGAGCACAATCTGTTTTCGCGCCCATCCCGCCAGCCTGAACGAAGAGAGCCGGCTCAATGAACTCAACGAAAGGCTGCTGCATGCCGTCAATCGAACCGGCGAGGCATTTTTGTCGCATACCAAAATCGACGGCCGCTTCGTGCTCCGGCTGGTGATCAGCCATTTGCGCGTCACGCCGGCAGATGTTGAGCGGGTATGGGCCGTATTGCAGCAACAGCTCGGGGCTTTGAATTGA
- a CDS encoding multicopper oxidase domain-containing protein — MHRREALQKMLGVIPGVIAIRSGLLGELFTRAASPSTPPIGSALRIPPTISGGTMTLAQSNVTVWPNTTTQVIAINGSYPGPTVRIQKGQTLTVEFRNQLNQPSNIHWHGLIVPDKMDGHPKDAIAPGGSYTYTFPVINRAGTYFYHAHPHEQTAMQVYKGFAGFFIIEDPDEAQLGLPSGNYDIPLVIQDRRAATQPQFAYNPNMMEVMDGYLGDVVLVNGTPGAYLEVSRTLYRFRLLNGSNARVYRLAFSDNRNFHVIGTDGGLIDTPVQVTESLLAPGERLDILVDFSPDQIGQSVYLKSLPFAAGGVGTTYRQGIEMNLLRFDVARAESSGGKIPSSLAPIAYYHPNDAVRTRTFTLTMQMAMNGMHRINGKVFEMNRIDETVPLHELEKWQIVNTTDEFHPMHIHGLQFQVVDRSGPQNLSPVDKGWKDTVLIHPNETVNVLVRFDAYAGIYLLHCHNLEHEDDGMMLNLQVAQTTGVKEDAPIPQNYGMLHQNHPNPFTHATTIRYEIAAPQPAAVDLKVYDALGREVATLVRQRQAAGHYEIPFQGNRLPAGVYFVKLRVDGSVYSRAIQLVK, encoded by the coding sequence ATGCACAGGAGAGAAGCGCTACAAAAAATGCTGGGTGTGATTCCCGGCGTCATCGCTATTCGCAGTGGCTTGCTCGGCGAATTGTTTACGCGAGCGGCTTCACCTTCAACCCCGCCAATCGGCAGCGCGCTGCGCATACCGCCAACGATTTCCGGCGGCACAATGACTTTGGCGCAAAGCAACGTGACGGTGTGGCCCAACACCACCACGCAGGTCATCGCGATCAACGGCTCGTATCCCGGCCCGACCGTTCGCATTCAAAAGGGGCAAACGCTCACCGTGGAATTTCGCAACCAATTGAATCAGCCTTCCAATATTCACTGGCACGGGCTGATCGTTCCGGACAAGATGGACGGCCATCCCAAAGACGCGATTGCGCCCGGCGGCTCGTATACCTATACTTTTCCCGTCATCAACAGAGCCGGCACTTACTTTTATCATGCCCATCCGCATGAGCAAACGGCGATGCAGGTTTACAAGGGCTTCGCGGGATTTTTTATCATCGAGGATCCCGACGAAGCGCAGCTCGGTCTTCCTTCTGGAAATTACGACATTCCTCTGGTCATTCAAGATCGGCGCGCTGCGACTCAGCCGCAGTTTGCTTATAACCCCAACATGATGGAGGTGATGGACGGATATCTCGGCGACGTCGTGTTGGTCAACGGCACGCCCGGCGCTTATCTCGAAGTCTCGCGCACGCTTTATCGCTTTCGTCTCTTGAACGGCTCAAACGCCAGAGTTTATCGCCTCGCATTTTCCGACAATCGTAACTTTCATGTGATTGGCACTGATGGCGGCTTGATCGATACCCCGGTGCAAGTCACCGAGAGCCTTTTGGCCCCCGGCGAGCGGTTGGATATTCTCGTCGATTTCTCGCCTGATCAAATTGGGCAAAGCGTTTATCTGAAATCCTTGCCCTTTGCGGCCGGCGGCGTGGGGACGACGTATCGGCAGGGCATCGAAATGAATTTGCTGCGCTTCGACGTTGCACGCGCGGAATCCTCCGGCGGGAAAATTCCTTCGAGCCTTGCGCCCATCGCTTATTATCACCCGAATGACGCGGTTCGCACGCGAACGTTTACATTGACCATGCAGATGGCGATGAACGGCATGCATCGCATCAATGGCAAAGTGTTCGAGATGAATCGCATCGATGAAACCGTGCCGCTGCACGAATTGGAAAAATGGCAAATCGTCAACACCACGGATGAATTTCATCCGATGCACATTCACGGCCTTCAATTCCAGGTTGTGGATCGCAGCGGCCCTCAAAATCTTTCGCCGGTTGATAAAGGCTGGAAAGACACGGTACTCATCCATCCGAATGAAACCGTGAATGTGCTCGTGCGGTTTGATGCTTACGCCGGAATCTACTTGCTGCACTGCCACAATTTGGAGCACGAAGACGACGGCATGATGCTAAATTTGCAAGTAGCCCAAACGACGGGGGTGAAAGAAGACGCGCCTATCCCGCAGAATTACGGCATGCTGCATCAAAATCATCCGAATCCGTTTACGCACGCCACCACGATTCGCTATGAAATCGCCGCGCCGCAACCGGCGGCGGTTGATTTGAAAGTTTATGATGCACTCGGCAGAGAAGTCGCCACGCTCGTGCGGCAGCGCCAAGCTGCAGGCCACTACGAAATTCCATTTCAAGGGAATCGACTTCCGGCGGGAGTGTATTTTGTCAAGCTGCGAGTTGACGGTTCGGTGTATTCGAGAGCAATCCAATTGGTCAAATGA